GATAAGCATCGGTCTTACGGTTACATGTAACATGATTAGCATTGAATCCCACTTGATCTATTGTGATCGGCAGGATTGGATATTTGATTCACTCCTATTCCTTTAATGAAAAAACTTCTTACTACCCTACTTGTCTCAGCCACCCTGATTCTTGGTGTTGCCTGCTCCGGACCCGAAACAAAGGAATCCGGCAGTAACAAACGAAAGCCCAACATCATCCTCATCATGGCCGACGATATGGGCTATGAGACAGTGGGAGCCTATGGAGGAGCTTCCTACGACACACCCGTCCTTGATCGATTGGCAGCCAACGGTGTTCGCTTCGATCATGCGCACGCCCAACCCCTCTGCACCCCCACACGAGTCTCGTTGATGACCGGCAAATACAATTGGCGCAACTGGCACTCCTTTGGAATCCTTCCTCCTGAATCGAAAACCTTCGGGCACTGGATGACGGCCGCCGGCTACAAAACCTGCATCTCAGGCAAGTGGCAGCTACAAAGCTATAACCCACCCGACTTCTTACCGGAGTACCGTGGCCTGGGCCAAAAGGTAGAAGATGCCGGTTTCGATGAATACTTTCTCTGGCACGATGCGCATACCGAAGACAAAGGAGACCGCTTCCCGGATCCAACGATCAACGACAATGGTACCTATTTAACGGATACAGTAGGTAAATATGGCCCCGACCTATACGTCGATTACATCAACGGCTTCATGGAGCGCAATAAGAACGAACCCTTCTTTGTCTACTATCCCATGGCGCTCCCTCACGGCCCTTTCCAGCCCACACCTGACAGTCCTGAATGGCCGGAGCAGAGACACGACGAAGACGGCCGCTATTACAAAGACATGGTGGATTACATCGACGTTTTGATCGGCCATATCGAAGCAAAGGTCACCGAACTTGGACTCGAGGAAGACACCCTGATCATTTTCTACGGTGATAATGGTTCGCCACGTCACGTCCGCACGCAAATGAAAGATGGCTCCATCTATCCAGGTGGCAAGGGGCACAACAACCTGCGCGGCACCCACGTCCCACTTATCGTTTCCTGGCCCGGATCGGCCGCCAAAGGCCACGTCGTGGATGATCTTGTCGATTGCAACGATATTACCCGTACCCTATTTGATGTAGCCAACATCCCATTACCTGAAGGTGAAATCTTCGATGGCGAATCCATCCTCCCACAAATCAAAGGGCAAAAAGGCGAACACCGCGATTGGCTCTACATTTACCACGATCCCCTTCCCGGAG
This genomic stretch from Opitutia bacterium ISCC 52 harbors:
- a CDS encoding sulfatase-like hydrolase/transferase translates to MKKLLTTLLVSATLILGVACSGPETKESGSNKRKPNIILIMADDMGYETVGAYGGASYDTPVLDRLAANGVRFDHAHAQPLCTPTRVSLMTGKYNWRNWHSFGILPPESKTFGHWMTAAGYKTCISGKWQLQSYNPPDFLPEYRGLGQKVEDAGFDEYFLWHDAHTEDKGDRFPDPTINDNGTYLTDTVGKYGPDLYVDYINGFMERNKNEPFFVYYPMALPHGPFQPTPDSPEWPEQRHDEDGRYYKDMVDYIDVLIGHIEAKVTELGLEEDTLIIFYGDNGSPRHVRTQMKDGSIYPGGKGHNNLRGTHVPLIVSWPGSAAKGHVVDDLVDCNDITRTLFDVANIPLPEGEIFDGESILPQIKGQKGEHRDWLYIYHDPLPGVNKEDRVLRSWAFDKQYKLVKETGELFDLRIDPEETSPIDMATANDEAKAAHAKLKKINDSMGQNYTPWTWAIDGKDLL